Proteins from one Nicotiana tabacum cultivar K326 chromosome 23, ASM71507v2, whole genome shotgun sequence genomic window:
- the LOC107809763 gene encoding protein TORNADO 2-like, whose product MALSNNVIGCINFVAMLLSIPVIGAGIWLAMETDNSCVKILQWPVIILGVLILVVALAGFIGGFWRIPTLLIFYLIAMLILIVLLACLVVFIYMVTIRGSGHMEPSRAYLEYHLDDYSGWLRRRVQSSYKWDRIRSCLSSTTMCAQLNQSYRMAQDFFNAPISPLQSGCCKPPTQCGYTFVNPTYWISPINNVADMDCLQWNNDQTQLCYSCDSCKAGLLANLKKEWRRADIVLLITLVGLIWVYLIGCCAFRNAKTEEIFRKYKQGYADT is encoded by the exons ATGGCACTAAGTAATAATGTCATAGGGTGCATCAACTTTGTAGCCATGCTATTGTCAATTCCAGTGATTGGTGCTGGAATTTGGCTAGCAATGGAAACTGACAACTCTTGTGTCAAGATTCTACAATGGCCAGTTATTATCTTAGGAGTTCTCATTTTAGTTGTCGCTCTTGCTGGTTTTATTGGAGGGTTTTGGAGGATTCCAACACTGCTCATTTTCTACCTCATTGCTATGCTCATTCTCATAGTTTTGCTGGCATGTTTGGTAGTTTTTATTTACATGGTCACTATTAGAGGTTCAGGCCATATGGAACCAAGTAGGGCTTATTTGGAATACCATCTTGATGACTATTCTGGCTGGCTTAGAAGGAGAGTTCAAAGTTCTTACAAATGGGATAGAATAAGAAGTTGCCTTAGCTCCACAACTATGTGTGCTCAGTTGAATCAAAGTTATCGCATGGCTCAAGATTTCTTTAATGCTCCTATTAGCCCTTTGCAG TCAGGGTGCTGTAAGCCACCAACACAATGTGGGTACACATTTGTGAACCCAACATATTGGATTAGCCCTATAAACAATGTTGCAGATATGGATTGCTTGCAATGGAACAATGATCAAACACAACTTTGCTACTCTTGTGATTCTTGCAAAGCTGGATTGTTGGCTAATTTGAAGAAAGAATGGAGGAGGGCAGATATAGTTCTGCTGATAACTCTTGTTGGATTGATTTGGGTTTATTTGATTGGGTGCTGTGCTTTTAGAAATGCCAAAACTGAAGAAATATTCCGCAAGTACAAGCAAGGTTATGCCGATACTTAG